The sequence AAAGATGCGTGCCTGAGCGCCACGACCGAGACGCCATTCTTCGATCACGACACCTCTCTCCTTCTCGACCTCGTCCGGCTCGAACACAATTTCCGTTGCCCACTCGCGCAGGATCTCCAATCCCGTCGCCAGTTGCGCCAGACTATCAGTCCGCACCGATAGCATGTAGACCGTCTCGTCAAGGGACGTGTACGCGTTGAGGTCCGGACCGAAGCGCGTGCCAGTGAGCTCGAGATAGTCGATTAGCTCCTGCTTTGGAAACTTCTTCGTCCCATTGAACGCCATGTGTTCGACGAAATGAGCGAGGCCTCTCTGATCGTCGTCCTCCAGCACGGATCCTGCGTCGACTACGAGTCGCAATTCGGCCCGGTCCGCGGGCTTCTCGTTTTGCCTGATGTAATATGTCAGGCCGTTCGCCAGTCTGCCGACCCGAACCTTCGGGTTGATGGGCAATGGCGCATCGTCGTCTGCGGTCGCCGTGGTCTCCGGGTCAGCCGGCATCATCGCTGTGGCCGGCTTCGGGGGCGAAACCTGCGGCGTGTCGACGGAACGAGTGGACTTACACGCCGCCAGAATCAGGACCGGCACAAGAATACATATCGAACGAAATCGCATAATCGGTACTACCAGGATTTGATTCTGGACCATCGACGGGGACTTAAAAGGCAATCAGATGATTGCGGTCCGAGGTGTCGATGTAGTCGCTAACCTATTTTCGTTAGAGGAATATTACGCATCAGAGGCATCCGGTTTCATGGTACACCAGAAACACATCCACCTGTCGACGACCGGTCACGGCGATATGCATGACGTATCGAACGTAGTAAGTGAAATCGCTCTTGAGTCAGGCGTCAGGACGGGAATCGCGAACATATCGGTAATCGGAAGCACCGGAGCGGTCGGAACGATTGAGTTCGAGCCAGGACTACGGCGAGACCTACCGGAGATCCTCGACGGTCTAATGCCACCCGGACGCCACTACGGCCACGAACAGGCCTGGCACGACGGCAATGCGCACTCACACCTGCAGGCCACGACGCTTGGCCCGTCTCTGACGGTGCCCGTGACGAACGCAGCCCCCGTCCTTGGCACCTGGCAGCAGATCTTCTTTCTCGAATGCGACGTTCGGCCGCGCGACCGGACGCTGGTGGTGACCTTGATCGGAGAATGAGGGATGCCGCTCCCGTCGACAACTCATCGATTACTCGGGAAGTGGACGTGCAAATCACTCGCCCTGCTCCATGCGAGACAGTACCGACGTGTTTACATTCTCTCATCCTTCCAGACCTACCCTGAAGTTTTAACATGGCATCAGACAGGATCGGCATCGGCTTCGTAGGAAGTGGTTTCATCGCCCGCTTTCACATACAGTCTTTTCTAGCGGTGCGAGACGCGGACATTAACGGAGTCTTCAGTCCCAGCATCGAGAGTGCAGAAAGTGCGGCCGCGCTGGCGCGTAGTCTCGGAGTCGGCGAGGCGAAGGCTTTCGGTTCGATCACCGAGATGGTGTCCGACCCCGCCATCGATGCGGTCTGGATATGCGGCCCGAACCATGTGAGGATTGAAAACATGGAGGAGATCGTGGCGGCCGTCAAAAGCGGTGCACGACTCAGAGCGGTGGCCTGCGAGAAACCGCTTGCGCGGAACGTGCGAGAGGCGAAGCGAATGCGCGAACTGGTGGACGAGGCGGGGTTGCTGCACGGGTATCTGGAAGATCAGTTGTTCACCCCCGGACTCGTGCGCAGTCATGACATCCTGTGGAAGCGGGGTGCATCGATAGCCGGGCGCCCCTATCTGGCCCGTGCCGCCGAGGAGCACAGCGGTCCGCATCGCGCCTGGTTCTGGCGGGGCGATATGCAGGGTGGCGGAGTCCTCAACGACATGATGTGCCACAGCGTCGAGGTCGGCCGTTTCCTGTTGACCGAGCCGGGGAAGCCGCGCGACAGTCTGCGCCTGAGGAAAGTTTCGGCACAGATCGCCAGCCTGAAATGGACGCGGCCGAAGTATGCGAAAATACTCAAGGAGACATACGGTTCCGAGGTGGATTATGAGCGATCCCCGTCGGAGGATTTCGCGCGGGCGACGTTCGAGTACGAAGACGAATCGGGCAACACGCTGATCTCCGAAACGACCACGTCTTGGAGCTTCGTTGGCGCAGGCCTGCGGCTGAGCGCCGAGCTCCTTGGCCCCGAGTACTCCATGAGCTACAACACGTTAGATTCAGGAGTTAAAGTTTTTTTGAGCCGACATGTTCATGGTGACGCGGGCGAGGATCTGGTCGAGAAGCAGAATGCCGAGCAGGGGTTGATGCCAATCGTCGGGAATGAGGCGGCCGCCTACGGCTACGAGGGAGAGAACCGCTACTTCGCGCAGGCATTTCGAGAGGGCCGGCAGCCCGAGTACGGTTTTGACGACGGCGTTGAAGTCGTCGAGCTGCTGATGACAGCCTATATGAGTGCTGAGCAGGAGAGGACGATCGAGTGGCCGCCCGAGGGTCTGGAGGATTTTGTGCCGGCGGTCGCGCGCGGTACCTGGAAGGGCTAGGAATTGACGCGCCCCGGCGAGGACAGACCCAGCCATTTCCTCCGTCGAAGTACAGAATCATCCGCTTAGTCTCTGCGAGAACTGGGTCATCTGTTTCGTTTGCGAGAGCTGAATTGTCCATTCCGTCATAGCGAGAAGGAGCGTCAGCCGCGACGAACCAATCCTAGACCTGCCAGAT is a genomic window of Rhodothermales bacterium containing:
- a CDS encoding insulinase family protein; protein product: MMPADPETTATADDDAPLPINPKVRVGRLANGLTYYIRQNEKPADRAELRLVVDAGSVLEDDDQRGLAHFVEHMAFNGTKKFPKQELIDYLELTGTRFGPDLNAYTSLDETVYMLSVRTDSLAQLATGLEILREWATEIVFEPDEVEKERGVVIEEWRLGRGAQARIF
- a CDS encoding YjbQ family protein — its product is MVHQKHIHLSTTGHGDMHDVSNVVSEIALESGVRTGIANISVIGSTGAVGTIEFEPGLRRDLPEILDGLMPPGRHYGHEQAWHDGNAHSHLQATTLGPSLTVPVTNAAPVLGTWQQIFFLECDVRPRDRTLVVTLIGE
- a CDS encoding Gfo/Idh/MocA family oxidoreductase, coding for MASDRIGIGFVGSGFIARFHIQSFLAVRDADINGVFSPSIESAESAAALARSLGVGEAKAFGSITEMVSDPAIDAVWICGPNHVRIENMEEIVAAVKSGARLRAVACEKPLARNVREAKRMRELVDEAGLLHGYLEDQLFTPGLVRSHDILWKRGASIAGRPYLARAAEEHSGPHRAWFWRGDMQGGGVLNDMMCHSVEVGRFLLTEPGKPRDSLRLRKVSAQIASLKWTRPKYAKILKETYGSEVDYERSPSEDFARATFEYEDESGNTLISETTTSWSFVGAGLRLSAELLGPEYSMSYNTLDSGVKVFLSRHVHGDAGEDLVEKQNAEQGLMPIVGNEAAAYGYEGENRYFAQAFREGRQPEYGFDDGVEVVELLMTAYMSAEQERTIEWPPEGLEDFVPAVARGTWKG